From the genome of Virgibacillus siamensis, one region includes:
- a CDS encoding acyl-CoA thioesterase, translating to MPKIAYIDDIDKWKSEFSFYTPIKVRFSETDMFGHVNNVSPFIYFEEARIEFLKAAGLFDSSNIGDGMPIVADLQCDYHKQMFFNDNLKLYVKVNYVGNTSLDVHYMALNDREELCLTGRGRMVYINPQTGKPVSIGESMKEILAAL from the coding sequence TTGCCTAAAATAGCCTATATTGATGACATAGACAAATGGAAATCAGAATTTTCATTTTATACCCCAATAAAAGTAAGGTTTTCCGAAACGGATATGTTTGGACATGTGAACAATGTTTCACCGTTTATTTATTTTGAGGAAGCACGTATCGAGTTTTTAAAGGCAGCCGGGTTATTTGACAGCAGCAATATAGGGGACGGTATGCCCATCGTAGCTGATCTGCAATGTGATTATCATAAACAAATGTTTTTCAATGACAATTTAAAATTGTATGTAAAGGTAAATTATGTCGGAAATACTTCCCTTGATGTTCACTATATGGCATTAAATGATCGGGAAGAGCTTTGTCTGACCGGACGAGGCAGAATGGTATACATAAATCCGCAAACCGGCAAGCCTGTTTCCATAGGTGAATCTATGAAAGAAATACTGGCAGCACTATAG
- a CDS encoding electron transfer flavoprotein subunit beta/FixA family protein: MNIYVLLKKTFDTEEKIAVSNGQIEDDGAEYIINPYDEYAVEEAIKQKDAHGGEVTVVTVGDEDSEKQLRTALAMGADKAVLINTEEDLEDGDQFTTAKILEAYFEDKEADLILAGNVAIDEASGQVGPRLAESLGIPSVTTITSLEIDGDAVKIDKDVEGDVEKIETSLPLLVTCQQGLNDPRYPSLPGIMKAKKKPLEELEIDDLDLDEDDVEAKTKTEDIFLPPEKEAGRVLEGEVDEQVKELVSLLKDESKVL, translated from the coding sequence ATGAACATTTATGTATTGCTGAAGAAAACATTCGATACAGAAGAAAAAATTGCTGTATCCAATGGCCAAATTGAAGATGATGGTGCAGAATATATCATTAATCCGTATGATGAATATGCGGTTGAAGAAGCCATTAAGCAGAAGGATGCCCATGGCGGTGAAGTCACTGTTGTTACTGTTGGAGATGAAGATTCTGAAAAGCAGCTTCGTACTGCTCTCGCAATGGGAGCTGATAAAGCTGTTTTGATTAACACGGAAGAAGATTTGGAAGATGGTGATCAATTCACTACAGCCAAAATTCTGGAAGCGTATTTTGAAGATAAAGAAGCAGATTTAATTTTAGCGGGGAATGTTGCAATTGACGAAGCAAGCGGTCAAGTTGGTCCGCGTCTTGCTGAGTCGCTCGGCATTCCATCTGTTACAACTATTACATCGTTGGAAATTGATGGGGATGCGGTCAAAATTGATAAAGACGTTGAAGGTGATGTCGAAAAAATCGAGACTTCATTGCCACTTCTGGTCACATGCCAGCAGGGGCTCAATGATCCAAGATACCCATCACTTCCGGGCATAATGAAGGCTAAGAAAAAGCCTCTTGAAGAATTGGAAATAGATGATCTGGATCTTGACGAAGATGATGTCGAAGCGAAAACAAAAACAGAGGATATTTTCCTGCCGCCTGAAAAAGAGGCAGGACGGGTTCTTGAAGGTGAAGTTGATGAACAAGTGAAGGAACTTGTATCCCTGCTTAAAGATGAATCGAAAGTACTGTAA
- a CDS encoding electron transfer flavoprotein subunit alpha/FixB family protein, which translates to MSDKILVIGELRENDLRNVTFEAIAAAKTVSSDGEIVGVICGSGDLNSQGQEMIYYGADRVVTVSDDKLETYTPDGFGQAVMGVIEDESPDGLVMGHTSIGKDLTPKLASKLETGLISDATEISTDDGKVVFTRPIYSGKAFEKKVITSGLTFATIRPNNIKPLERDDSRSGEVSAKNVDITDIRTVIKDVIKKASEGVDLSEANVIVAGGRGVKSEDGFKPLQELADVLGGAVGASRGACDAEYCDYSLQIGQTGKVVTPDLYIACGISGAIQHLAGMSNSKVIVAINKDPEANIFNVADYGIVGDIFDVVPKLTEEIKKLK; encoded by the coding sequence ATGAGTGACAAAATATTAGTTATAGGCGAATTAAGAGAAAACGACCTGCGTAATGTAACATTTGAAGCAATTGCTGCAGCAAAAACAGTTAGTTCTGATGGAGAAATTGTCGGTGTTATTTGCGGATCCGGTGATTTAAACAGCCAAGGTCAGGAAATGATTTACTACGGTGCAGACCGTGTTGTGACCGTATCAGACGATAAGCTGGAAACATATACACCGGACGGATTTGGACAGGCTGTAATGGGCGTAATCGAAGACGAATCCCCGGATGGCTTAGTGATGGGACATACATCAATCGGAAAAGATTTGACCCCGAAACTTGCCAGTAAATTGGAGACAGGACTTATTTCAGATGCTACAGAAATCTCGACTGATGACGGGAAGGTTGTCTTTACAAGACCGATTTATTCCGGAAAGGCATTTGAGAAGAAAGTAATTACGAGCGGACTGACGTTTGCAACGATTCGTCCAAACAACATTAAGCCCCTTGAGCGGGATGATTCACGTTCTGGAGAAGTTTCTGCCAAGAATGTTGATATTACAGACATTCGTACCGTGATAAAAGATGTGATTAAGAAAGCATCTGAAGGCGTCGATTTATCCGAGGCAAATGTTATTGTTGCCGGCGGACGAGGCGTTAAAAGCGAGGATGGATTTAAACCGCTGCAGGAACTTGCCGATGTTTTGGGAGGAGCGGTTGGTGCTTCCCGCGGTGCATGTGACGCTGAATACTGTGACTATTCGTTGCAAATTGGTCAAACAGGTAAAGTGGTTACGCCGGATTTGTATATCGCATGCGGAATCTCCGGCGCGATTCAGCACCTTGCCGGAATGTCAAATTCCAAAGTGATTGTGGCTATCAACAAAGATCCGGAAGCCAATATTTTTAATGTGGCCGACTATGGTATCGTTGGAGACATCTTTGACGTGGTCCCTAAGCTGACAGAAGAAATTAAAAAACTGAAATAG
- the uvrC gene encoding excinuclease ABC subunit UvrC — MSQQIREKLAVLPSQPGCYLMKDRHGTVIYVGKSKMLRNRVRSYFTVANDKKTQRLVQEITDFEYIVTTSEIEALILEMNLIKKYDPKYNVLLKDDKSYPYLKITSERHPRLLIVRKIKKDKGKYFGPYPNVLAARETKKLLDRLYPLRKCNNPPGRYCLYYHMGQCLACSENPASEQTYKEIVHSITSFLHGGHKEIKSKLKKNMYEASADLNFERAKELRDQIQHIEIVMEQQRMTLNDQTDRDIIGFAYDKGWMCVQVFFIRQGKLIERDVSIFPFFDDPTDTFISFIGRFYLHHHHIKPKQLLVPIGTDTNLLKELLEIDVHTPFRGRKKELVELAGKNATIALEEKFSIIERDEERTIKAVEGLGDMLHIETPHRIEAFDNSNIQGTDPVSAMVVFTDGKANKKEYRKYKIKNVEGPDDYDTMREVVRRRYKRVLKENLPLPDLIIVDGGKGQMSAALDVLENELGLDIPLCGLAKDDKHKTSELLYGDPPAIVTLSRKSQEFYLVQRIQEEVHRFAISFHRQLRGKSLFQSELDKIPGVGEKRKRLLLTHFKSVNEIRNAEIDHITRLGIPNNIANAIKEHLTAKE, encoded by the coding sequence ATGAGTCAGCAAATAAGGGAGAAACTGGCTGTCCTCCCATCTCAGCCCGGATGTTATTTGATGAAGGACAGGCATGGAACAGTTATATATGTGGGGAAATCAAAGATGCTCCGGAACAGGGTCAGGTCATATTTTACCGTAGCAAATGATAAAAAAACACAACGACTTGTCCAGGAAATAACCGATTTTGAATATATTGTCACAACATCGGAAATTGAAGCACTTATTCTGGAAATGAATTTAATTAAAAAATATGATCCGAAATACAATGTGCTTTTAAAAGATGATAAGTCATATCCTTATTTGAAAATTACTTCGGAACGGCATCCAAGGCTGCTGATTGTCCGCAAAATCAAAAAAGATAAAGGTAAATATTTCGGTCCCTATCCGAATGTGCTGGCTGCAAGGGAAACGAAAAAGCTGTTGGACCGGTTGTACCCGCTCCGGAAATGCAACAATCCTCCCGGCAGATATTGCCTGTATTATCACATGGGACAATGTCTGGCATGCAGTGAAAATCCGGCTTCCGAGCAGACATATAAGGAAATCGTTCATAGTATTACATCCTTCCTTCATGGAGGACATAAAGAAATTAAAAGCAAATTAAAAAAGAACATGTATGAAGCAAGTGCTGATTTGAATTTTGAACGGGCAAAAGAATTGAGGGATCAAATCCAGCATATAGAAATTGTAATGGAACAGCAGCGAATGACCTTAAATGATCAAACGGATCGTGATATTATTGGTTTCGCTTACGATAAAGGCTGGATGTGTGTACAGGTATTCTTCATTAGACAGGGCAAATTAATTGAACGGGATGTGTCTATTTTTCCGTTTTTTGATGATCCAACAGATACATTTATCAGTTTTATTGGGCGGTTTTATCTTCATCATCATCATATTAAACCGAAGCAATTGCTTGTCCCAATCGGAACTGATACAAATCTGCTGAAAGAGCTCCTGGAGATTGATGTGCATACACCATTCCGTGGGAGAAAAAAAGAACTTGTCGAGCTGGCCGGAAAAAATGCTACCATCGCACTTGAGGAGAAGTTTTCCATTATTGAACGGGATGAAGAACGAACAATCAAGGCAGTGGAAGGTCTCGGAGATATGTTGCATATCGAGACGCCACATCGTATCGAGGCATTTGATAACTCTAATATCCAAGGTACAGATCCCGTATCAGCAATGGTTGTATTTACTGACGGAAAAGCAAATAAAAAGGAATACCGGAAATATAAAATAAAGAATGTGGAAGGCCCTGATGACTATGATACAATGCGTGAGGTTGTCCGGCGCAGGTATAAACGGGTGCTGAAGGAAAATTTGCCGCTTCCGGATCTTATTATTGTAGATGGAGGCAAGGGGCAGATGAGTGCAGCACTTGATGTACTTGAGAATGAACTTGGGCTGGATATTCCATTGTGCGGACTTGCGAAAGATGATAAACATAAAACGAGTGAATTGTTATATGGTGATCCGCCAGCGATTGTGACATTGTCGAGAAAGTCACAGGAGTTTTACCTTGTACAGCGAATACAGGAAGAGGTACACCGGTTTGCCATTTCATTTCACCGACAGTTAAGAGGGAAAAGTTTGTTTCAGTCGGAACTGGATAAAATTCCGGGAGTAGGCGAAAAGCGAAAAAGATTACTTTTGACCCATTTTAAATCGGTAAATGAAATTCGGAATGCGGAAATTGATCATATTACACGACTTGGTATACCTAACAATATAGCGAACGCCATTAAAGAACATCTGACAGCAAAAGAGTAG
- a CDS encoding TetR/AcrR family transcriptional regulator, translating to MKKNKPKYNQIIEAAVVVIAENGYHASQVSKIAKKAGVADGTIYLYFKNKEDILVSVFKEKMGQFIEQIAAEINKEEKTDEKLLTLIRMHFSQLASNHHLAIVTQLELRQSNSELRYKINDILKPYLTVIDDIIKEGMDERAFRSDLNIPLVRQMIFGTLDETVTNWVMQDQKYNLLELAPEVHRMVIHGLSNK from the coding sequence ATGAAGAAAAACAAACCGAAATATAACCAAATAATAGAAGCTGCCGTTGTTGTAATTGCCGAAAATGGCTACCATGCTTCACAAGTATCCAAAATAGCAAAAAAAGCCGGGGTTGCAGACGGGACCATCTATCTGTATTTTAAAAACAAAGAGGATATTCTTGTATCTGTCTTTAAGGAAAAAATGGGACAGTTTATCGAGCAGATTGCCGCGGAAATTAATAAAGAAGAAAAAACCGACGAAAAATTGCTTACATTAATCCGGATGCATTTCAGCCAGCTTGCCAGTAATCATCACCTGGCGATTGTCACACAATTGGAATTAAGACAGTCAAACAGTGAATTGCGTTATAAGATAAATGACATTTTAAAGCCCTACTTGACTGTTATTGATGATATAATAAAAGAAGGCATGGATGAAAGGGCTTTCCGTAGTGATCTGAACATTCCACTTGTAAGGCAAATGATTTTTGGTACCCTGGACGAAACCGTAACAAACTGGGTTATGCAAGACCAGAAATATAATTTATTAGAATTGGCTCCTGAGGTACACAGAATGGTAATCCATGGCCTTTCCAATAAATAG
- the trxA gene encoding thioredoxin, which yields MAIAHVTDQNFTKETAEGLVLADFWAPWCGPCKMIAPVLEEIDGEMGEKVQIVKLDVDENQETAGKFGVMSIPTLLLFKDGNVVDQVVGFQPKEALVDLINKHA from the coding sequence ATGGCGATTGCACATGTGACAGATCAAAATTTCACTAAAGAAACTGCTGAGGGTCTTGTCCTTGCTGATTTTTGGGCACCATGGTGTGGACCTTGCAAGATGATTGCCCCGGTTTTGGAAGAAATCGATGGTGAAATGGGCGAAAAAGTACAAATTGTTAAGCTTGATGTTGATGAAAATCAGGAAACTGCCGGTAAATTCGGGGTAATGAGCATCCCGACTTTGTTGCTGTTCAAAGACGGTAATGTTGTAGATCAAGTTGTTGGTTTTCAGCCGAAAGAAGCTCTTGTTGATTTAATTAACAAACATGCATAA
- the sdhB gene encoding succinate dehydrogenase iron-sulfur subunit: protein MAEQKTVKFIITRQDSPDSAPYEESFDVPYKKNMNVISGLMEIRQNPVNANGEKTTPVAWDMNCLEEVCGACSMVINGTARQSCAALVDKLEQPIRLEPMSTFPIVRDLLVDREQMFDALKQVKAWIPIDGTYDLGPGPRMPEKKRQWAYELSKCMTCGVCLEACPNVNDKSNFIGPAPLSQARLFNAHPTGEMNKKERLDGLMEEGGISGCGNAQNCVQVCPKGIPLTTSIAAMNRATNIQSFKNFFGSDHAH, encoded by the coding sequence ATGGCTGAACAAAAAACTGTTAAATTTATCATAACGCGTCAAGACAGCCCGGATTCTGCTCCTTATGAGGAATCATTTGATGTTCCTTATAAAAAAAATATGAATGTTATTTCCGGACTGATGGAAATCCGTCAGAACCCTGTGAATGCGAACGGTGAAAAAACGACACCGGTAGCTTGGGATATGAACTGTCTCGAGGAAGTTTGCGGGGCTTGTTCAATGGTTATTAATGGAACAGCAAGGCAATCATGTGCTGCGCTGGTTGACAAATTGGAACAGCCTATCCGGCTGGAACCAATGAGCACATTCCCTATTGTTCGTGACCTTCTTGTCGACCGGGAGCAAATGTTTGATGCATTGAAACAGGTCAAAGCATGGATTCCAATTGATGGAACGTATGACTTGGGACCCGGACCTCGTATGCCGGAGAAAAAGCGTCAGTGGGCATATGAATTGTCTAAATGTATGACATGTGGTGTTTGCCTGGAAGCTTGTCCGAATGTTAACGATAAATCAAACTTTATCGGACCTGCTCCATTATCTCAGGCGCGACTGTTCAATGCACATCCAACAGGAGAAATGAACAAGAAAGAACGATTGGACGGTTTAATGGAAGAAGGCGGCATTTCAGGCTGCGGAAACGCGCAGAACTGTGTGCAAGTATGTCCGAAAGGGATTCCATTAACGACATCCATTGCTGCCATGAACCGGGCAACGAATATTCAGTCGTTCAAAAACTTCTTTGGAAGTGACCACGCTCATTAA
- a CDS encoding DUF2507 domain-containing protein — MANTKETLPVTILEDLHTSGAGYDIIRYLGLPELLGPESSTLLYFMGKNIARKMDIESISDINYAFEKLGWGKLELVKEKKKELTFQLMSDAVVYRMNAPFETDFRLESGFLAESVQLIYDRTCECNEQINKKIHLVEFTVIYTD, encoded by the coding sequence ATGGCAAATACGAAAGAAACGCTGCCGGTTACTATTTTGGAAGACCTCCACACATCTGGTGCCGGATACGACATAATTCGTTATTTAGGGCTCCCTGAATTACTGGGACCTGAATCTTCCACATTGTTATATTTCATGGGGAAGAATATTGCGCGAAAAATGGATATCGAATCCATTTCAGACATCAACTACGCCTTTGAAAAACTTGGCTGGGGAAAGCTTGAACTGGTTAAAGAAAAGAAAAAAGAGTTAACTTTTCAGCTGATGTCCGATGCAGTAGTATACCGGATGAATGCACCATTTGAAACTGATTTTCGTCTTGAATCAGGTTTTCTGGCCGAATCCGTGCAACTGATTTATGACAGAACATGTGAGTGCAATGAACAAATTAATAAAAAGATTCACTTGGTTGAATTTACTGTCATCTATACAGATTAG
- a CDS encoding succinate dehydrogenase cytochrome b558 subunit: protein MSEHREFFYRRLHSLLGVIPIGIFLIQHLVVNHFAVYGEESFNKAAAFMHDLPFRIVLETVIIFLPILFHAILGVYIVFVTKNNSKNYGYFRNWMFYLQRVTGIITFVFIAWHLWETRVQIGLGNAELDYNLMENILSNPVMFWFYIIGVLSTTFHFSNGLWSFLVSWGFTQSPKSQKIVTYATLIVFLAISYIGVRALIKFAYGV from the coding sequence ATGTCAGAGCATCGTGAGTTCTTTTACAGAAGACTCCATTCCTTATTAGGCGTAATACCAATCGGAATCTTTCTCATACAGCACCTGGTGGTAAACCATTTTGCTGTATACGGAGAAGAAAGCTTTAACAAGGCGGCGGCATTTATGCATGATTTGCCGTTCAGAATTGTATTGGAAACAGTAATCATTTTTCTGCCTATCCTGTTTCATGCAATTTTAGGTGTTTACATTGTTTTTGTGACGAAAAACAATTCAAAAAACTATGGCTATTTCCGAAACTGGATGTTTTATCTGCAGCGCGTAACAGGGATTATTACATTTGTCTTCATCGCATGGCACTTATGGGAAACTCGTGTGCAAATCGGTTTAGGCAATGCGGAACTGGATTATAACCTGATGGAAAATATTCTTTCCAATCCGGTAATGTTCTGGTTTTATATTATTGGCGTGCTTTCAACAACATTCCATTTCAGTAATGGCTTATGGAGTTTCTTGGTTTCATGGGGCTTCACCCAGTCACCAAAATCGCAAAAAATTGTTACATACGCTACACTGATAGTTTTTCTTGCGATCAGCTATATTGGAGTACGTGCATTAATTAAATTTGCTTATGGTGTTTAA
- the sdhA gene encoding succinate dehydrogenase flavoprotein subunit has translation MSNRKVVVVGGGLAGLMATIKAAEAGVNVDLFSIVPVKRSHSVCAQGGINGAVNTKGEGDSPWKHFDDTVYGGDFLANQPPVKAMCEAAPGIINLLDRMGVMFNRTPEGLLDFRRFGGTSVHRTAYAGATTGQQLLYALDEQVRRYEVEGLVTKYENWEFLGAILDDDGVGKGIVAQDIKTHEIKSYPSDATIMATGGPGIIFGKSTNSMINTGSAASILYQQGAKYANGEFIQIHPTAIPGDDKLRLMSESARGEGGRIWTYKDGEPWYFLEEKYPAYGNLVTRDIATREIFDVCVNQKLGINGENMVYLDLSHKDPKELDVKLGGIIEIYEKFVGEDPRKVPMKIFPAVHYSMGGLWVDFDQMTSIPGIFACGECDYSQHGGNRLGANSLLSAIYGGSVAGPNAIDYIDGLDKHVEDMSPELFKNREKEEQEIFDEFMKMEGDENAYQIHKELGEWMTDNVTVVRHNDKLLKTDEKIKELQERWNKININDTSRWSNQGVMFTRQLKNMLHLARVITMGAYNRNESRGAHYKPDYPDRNDEDWLKTTIATFDKEKNAPEISYEEVDTSLIEPRLRDYTQKH, from the coding sequence ATGAGTAATCGCAAAGTAGTTGTTGTAGGCGGCGGTTTGGCCGGACTTATGGCAACGATTAAAGCAGCAGAAGCGGGTGTGAATGTAGACTTGTTCTCCATTGTACCTGTTAAACGTTCTCACTCTGTATGTGCCCAAGGCGGGATTAATGGTGCAGTAAACACGAAAGGTGAAGGAGATTCACCTTGGAAACACTTTGATGATACTGTATACGGCGGTGATTTCCTGGCAAATCAGCCACCGGTCAAAGCGATGTGTGAAGCAGCACCTGGTATTATAAATTTACTCGACAGAATGGGTGTTATGTTCAACCGTACGCCAGAAGGATTGCTTGACTTCCGGCGCTTTGGCGGTACATCTGTACACCGCACAGCATATGCAGGGGCAACAACCGGACAACAGTTATTATATGCATTGGACGAACAGGTTCGTCGCTATGAAGTTGAAGGTTTGGTTACAAAATATGAAAACTGGGAATTTCTTGGTGCGATTCTGGATGATGATGGTGTCGGAAAAGGGATTGTTGCACAGGACATTAAAACACATGAAATTAAATCCTATCCATCAGATGCAACAATTATGGCTACCGGAGGACCGGGAATTATCTTTGGTAAATCCACGAACTCCATGATTAATACAGGTTCCGCAGCGAGTATTTTATATCAGCAGGGTGCAAAGTATGCAAACGGTGAATTTATACAAATTCATCCAACTGCTATCCCCGGCGACGATAAACTGCGCCTGATGAGTGAATCAGCACGTGGTGAAGGCGGACGTATCTGGACGTATAAAGACGGGGAACCATGGTATTTCCTTGAAGAGAAATATCCGGCATACGGAAACCTGGTAACACGTGACATTGCAACCCGTGAGATATTTGATGTCTGTGTTAACCAGAAGCTTGGTATCAATGGTGAAAATATGGTTTACCTTGACCTGTCACATAAGGATCCAAAAGAGCTTGATGTCAAGCTGGGCGGAATCATTGAGATTTATGAAAAATTTGTTGGTGAAGATCCGCGTAAAGTTCCAATGAAGATTTTCCCTGCTGTTCACTACTCAATGGGCGGTCTTTGGGTTGATTTTGATCAGATGACAAGCATCCCTGGAATTTTCGCTTGCGGTGAGTGTGATTATTCACAGCACGGCGGAAACCGGCTCGGAGCAAACTCATTGCTTTCCGCGATTTATGGCGGTTCTGTAGCAGGGCCGAATGCAATCGATTATATCGATGGACTCGACAAGCATGTTGAGGATATGTCTCCTGAATTGTTTAAGAATCGGGAAAAAGAAGAGCAGGAAATATTTGATGAGTTCATGAAGATGGAAGGCGACGAAAATGCTTACCAGATTCATAAAGAACTTGGTGAATGGATGACTGATAATGTAACGGTTGTTCGTCATAATGATAAATTGCTCAAGACTGATGAAAAAATCAAAGAACTTCAGGAACGCTGGAACAAGATTAATATCAATGATACTTCACGCTGGAGCAATCAGGGTGTTATGTTTACACGTCAATTGAAAAACATGCTGCATTTAGCACGTGTTATAACGATGGGTGCATATAACCGTAATGAGAGCCGCGGTGCGCATTACAAACCTGATTATCCGGATCGTAATGATGAAGATTGGCTCAAGACAACAATCGCAACTTTTGACAAGGAAAAGAATGCTCCAGAAATTTCCTATGAAGAAGTTGATACTTCACTAATTGAGCCAAGGTTAAGGGACTACACACAAAAACACTGA
- a CDS encoding enoyl-CoA hydratase — MGTLAYETKDNVALLTIQSPPANALSTSLLKDLNEHLDKIENDTNVKAVILKGEGKFFSAGADIKEFTSLQDASDYQSLSERGQRLFDRVENFSIPVIAAIHGAALGGGLELAMSCHIRIVTENAKLGLPELTLGIIPGFAGTQRLPGYVGTAKAYEMILTGTPISGGEAHQFGLANHAVSEEELVEKSMKLATAIAAKSKPTINNVMHLIPYAKTARFADGVREEAEAFGKIFGSEDAKEGVQAFIEKRKPNFQDK, encoded by the coding sequence TTGGGGACACTTGCATATGAAACAAAAGATAATGTTGCTTTGCTGACAATTCAAAGCCCGCCAGCCAATGCATTATCGACAAGCCTTTTAAAAGATCTAAACGAACACTTGGACAAAATTGAAAACGATACCAATGTAAAAGCGGTGATATTAAAAGGGGAAGGCAAGTTTTTCTCTGCAGGCGCAGATATTAAAGAATTTACTTCGCTTCAGGACGCCAGTGATTATCAATCACTGTCAGAGCGGGGGCAGAGATTATTTGACCGGGTTGAGAACTTCTCCATTCCTGTCATTGCCGCTATCCATGGTGCTGCTTTAGGCGGCGGGCTTGAGTTGGCGATGTCCTGTCATATTAGAATTGTTACGGAAAATGCTAAATTGGGGCTTCCTGAACTGACTTTGGGCATCATTCCGGGCTTTGCCGGTACGCAGCGTCTTCCGGGATATGTAGGAACAGCAAAAGCCTATGAAATGATATTAACCGGTACGCCCATAAGCGGGGGCGAGGCACATCAGTTTGGACTGGCGAATCATGCAGTCAGTGAGGAAGAACTTGTTGAAAAATCTATGAAACTGGCAACTGCAATTGCAGCCAAAAGTAAGCCGACTATCAATAATGTTATGCATTTAATTCCGTATGCCAAAACTGCCCGGTTTGCTGACGGCGTCCGGGAAGAGGCAGAAGCATTTGGTAAAATATTCGGTTCCGAAGATGCAAAAGAAGGCGTTCAGGCATTTATCGAAAAACGTAAGCCTAACTTCCAGGATAAATAG